A portion of the Stella humosa genome contains these proteins:
- the proC gene encoding pyrroline-5-carboxylate reductase, with amino-acid sequence MAGNSMGPLLLVGCGKMGGAMLDGWRARGLTGAGVAIVEPSADPRFAALDGVAVHAAPDGLAADFRPGVVVLAVKPQSMDAVLPHYRRFAGPDTVFLSIAAGKTIAYFEQALGPAAIVRSMPNTPAAVGQGMTVAVPNGAVSPAQRQACDGLLAAVGDVAWVEDEGLIDAVTAVSGGGPAYVFLLIECLAEAGREAGLPADLSMRLARTTVAGSGALVQASTDPAATLRRNVTSPNGTTQEALAVLMAEEGGLQPLMTRAIAAATRRSRELAG; translated from the coding sequence ATGGCTGGCAATTCGATGGGACCGCTGCTGCTCGTCGGCTGCGGCAAGATGGGCGGCGCCATGCTCGACGGCTGGCGCGCCCGCGGGTTGACCGGGGCAGGGGTCGCGATCGTCGAGCCGTCGGCCGACCCGCGCTTCGCGGCGCTCGACGGCGTTGCGGTCCATGCCGCGCCCGACGGACTGGCGGCGGATTTCCGGCCGGGCGTCGTCGTGCTGGCGGTGAAGCCGCAGAGCATGGATGCGGTGCTGCCGCACTATCGCCGCTTCGCCGGGCCGGACACGGTCTTCCTGTCGATCGCGGCCGGCAAGACCATCGCCTATTTCGAGCAGGCGCTCGGGCCCGCCGCTATCGTCCGTTCCATGCCCAACACGCCGGCCGCGGTCGGGCAAGGCATGACGGTGGCCGTGCCCAACGGCGCGGTGTCGCCCGCCCAGCGACAGGCCTGCGACGGCCTGCTGGCCGCCGTCGGTGACGTCGCCTGGGTCGAGGATGAGGGCCTGATCGATGCCGTCACGGCGGTGTCGGGCGGCGGCCCGGCCTATGTCTTCCTGTTGATCGAGTGCCTGGCCGAGGCCGGGCGCGAGGCGGGCCTGCCCGCGGACCTTTCCATGCGCCTAGCGCGCACGACGGTCGCCGGCTCTGGCGCGCTGGTGCAGGCATCGACCGACCCGGCGGCGACGCTGCGGCGCAACGTCACCTCGCCCAATGGCACGACCCAGGAGGCCCTGGCGGTGCTGATGGCCGAGGAAGGCGGGCTGCAGCCGCTGATGACGCGGGCCATCGCGGCCGCGACGCGCCGTTCCCG
- a CDS encoding type III secretion system chaperone family protein, with the protein MTITSASEMSAPAANPIDLVEEIVAANEWAHERASDDEMFVEIGGRWCDYRLFFVWQPDMNALLFSCGFEMKVPRNRRAAVFELLSLVNEKLWLGHFDLAGDSSQPSFRHALLLRGSLGASVEQVEDLVDAALSECERFYPAFQFVVWGGKAPGEALTAAMIDPVGEA; encoded by the coding sequence ATGACCATCACCTCCGCTTCCGAGATGTCGGCCCCGGCGGCCAATCCGATCGACCTGGTCGAGGAGATCGTGGCGGCCAACGAGTGGGCGCACGAGCGCGCCAGCGACGACGAGATGTTCGTCGAGATCGGCGGTCGCTGGTGCGACTACCGGCTGTTCTTCGTCTGGCAGCCGGACATGAACGCGCTGCTCTTCTCGTGCGGTTTCGAGATGAAGGTGCCGCGAAACCGGCGTGCAGCCGTGTTTGAGCTGCTGTCGCTGGTGAACGAGAAGCTGTGGCTCGGCCATTTCGACCTAGCGGGAGATTCCAGCCAGCCGAGCTTCCGCCACGCGCTGCTGCTGCGCGGCTCCCTGGGCGCCAGCGTCGAGCAGGTCGAGGACCTGGTGGATGCCGCGCTCAGCGAGTGCGAGCGGTTCTACCCGGCATTCCAGTTCGTCGTCTGGGGCGGCAAGGCCCCGGGCGAGGCATTGACGGCGGCGATGATCGACCCCGTCGGCGAGGCATAG
- a CDS encoding accessory factor UbiK family protein — translation MSADKRIFDDLARLAGGAVDALGAVRQEVEARAKGQVESMLQRMDMPTREEFEAARTLAANARATGEDLALRVAELEARIAALEARFAPQPSGE, via the coding sequence ATGTCGGCCGACAAGCGGATTTTCGACGACCTGGCGCGGCTGGCGGGCGGCGCCGTCGACGCGCTGGGCGCCGTGCGCCAGGAGGTCGAGGCGCGGGCCAAGGGCCAGGTCGAATCCATGCTCCAGCGCATGGACATGCCGACCCGGGAGGAGTTCGAGGCCGCGCGCACGCTGGCCGCCAACGCGCGGGCGACCGGCGAGGACCTGGCGTTGCGGGTGGCAGAGCTCGAGGCGCGGATTGCCGCCCTGGAGGCGCGGTTCGCGCCCCAGCCCAGCGGCGAATAG
- a CDS encoding SDR family oxidoreductase, with translation MAASDKIALVTGAGTGVGRSAALALAKDGFAVVLAGRRREPLEETAAQAGQARTLVVPTDVGDPASIEALFAKTMESFGRLDVLFNNAGINAPGIPFEDLSVAQWKSVVDVNLTGMFLCTQAAFRIMKAQTPQGGRIINNGSISAHAPRPNSAPYTATKHAVTGLTKSTSLDGRKYDIACGQVDIGNAATEMTQRMTNGVMQANGSTMVEPRMDVAHVGSAVAYMASLPLDANVQFLTVMATKMPFVGRG, from the coding sequence ATGGCAGCCTCGGACAAGATCGCCCTGGTGACGGGTGCAGGTACCGGTGTCGGTCGCAGTGCGGCACTGGCGCTGGCGAAGGACGGCTTTGCCGTGGTCCTGGCCGGCCGGCGGCGCGAGCCGCTGGAAGAGACCGCCGCCCAGGCCGGCCAGGCCCGCACCCTGGTGGTGCCGACCGACGTCGGCGACCCGGCCTCGATCGAGGCCCTGTTTGCCAAGACCATGGAGTCGTTCGGCCGCCTCGACGTGCTCTTCAACAATGCCGGCATCAACGCTCCCGGCATCCCGTTCGAGGACCTGTCGGTGGCGCAGTGGAAGTCGGTCGTGGACGTGAACCTGACCGGCATGTTCCTGTGCACCCAGGCGGCCTTCCGCATCATGAAGGCCCAGACGCCCCAGGGCGGCCGCATCATCAACAACGGTTCGATCTCGGCGCACGCGCCGCGGCCGAATTCCGCCCCCTACACGGCCACCAAGCACGCCGTGACCGGCCTGACCAAGTCGACCAGCCTGGACGGGCGCAAGTACGACATCGCCTGCGGCCAGGTCGACATCGGCAATGCGGCGACCGAGATGACCCAGCGCATGACCAACGGCGTCATGCAGGCCAACGGCTCGACGATGGTGGAGCCGCGCATGGACGTGGCCCATGTCGGCAGCGCCGTCGCCTACATGGCCAGCCTGCCGCTCGACGCCAACGTGCAGTTCCTGACCGTGATGGCGACGAAGATGCCCTTCGTCGGCCGCGGCTAG
- a CDS encoding serine hydrolase domain-containing protein — translation MDTRSTPAIYSGPAVSRLHYAANTSLVDTGNIHLVSGLPLPEAIRSTNRIGDLDPALGHEVQRDWQRIYAFDAGRGTLTQTIGGYRRTLRHYGGLGCILLPAGFDDVFFDTTPYRAPKPAHASSDFDIDTGAMADDALAAAVDLAFAPDSMTASLLVIQGGRIIAERYGAGADADTMLASWSMGKSIAALVIGRLVQEGRLDIMAEAPIDEWRTVPEDSRHRIRPADLMRMSSGLRFSGAREAPHLWGRGVADHQLVYAEAIDSYAFSLAQPVQHPPETIGRYRNCDIAALGAIAARAERAAGRDPLTLVERLLLAPLGIRRMTLSADAYGNIIYTGMNYGTARDWARLGQLCLARGEWAGQRLVPAEFVDFMATPAPAWLSLPEPLSDFHHLYGGGCWLNRPTQRVASPWALPADAYNFAGAGGQRVFVVPSMDMVIVRHGHMRGVEPDQRTNDFLKALMRVLG, via the coding sequence ATGGATACGCGATCGACGCCCGCCATCTATAGCGGGCCGGCCGTCAGCCGGCTCCACTACGCCGCCAACACGTCGCTGGTGGACACCGGCAACATCCATCTCGTATCCGGCCTGCCCCTGCCCGAGGCGATCCGCTCGACCAACCGCATCGGCGACCTCGACCCGGCCCTCGGCCACGAGGTCCAGCGCGACTGGCAGCGGATCTATGCCTTCGATGCCGGGCGCGGCACGCTGACCCAGACCATCGGCGGCTATCGCCGCACGCTGCGCCACTATGGCGGGCTGGGCTGCATCCTGCTGCCGGCCGGGTTCGACGACGTCTTCTTCGACACCACGCCCTATCGCGCGCCCAAGCCGGCGCACGCGTCGTCGGACTTCGACATCGACACCGGCGCCATGGCCGACGATGCGCTGGCGGCGGCCGTCGACCTGGCATTCGCGCCCGATTCCATGACCGCCTCGCTGCTGGTGATCCAGGGGGGTCGCATCATCGCCGAGCGCTATGGCGCCGGGGCCGATGCCGACACGATGCTGGCCAGTTGGTCCATGGGCAAGAGCATCGCCGCCCTCGTGATCGGCCGGCTGGTGCAGGAAGGCCGGCTCGACATCATGGCCGAGGCGCCGATCGACGAGTGGCGCACGGTGCCGGAGGATTCGCGCCACCGCATCCGCCCGGCCGACCTGATGCGGATGAGCAGCGGCCTGCGCTTTTCCGGCGCGCGCGAGGCCCCGCACCTGTGGGGCCGCGGCGTGGCCGACCACCAGCTCGTCTATGCCGAGGCGATCGACAGCTACGCCTTCTCGCTGGCCCAGCCGGTGCAGCACCCGCCCGAGACAATCGGCCGCTACCGCAACTGCGACATCGCCGCGCTCGGCGCCATCGCCGCCCGCGCCGAGCGGGCGGCCGGGCGCGACCCGCTGACCCTGGTCGAGCGCCTGCTGCTGGCGCCGCTGGGCATCCGCCGGATGACCCTGTCGGCCGATGCCTATGGCAACATCATCTATACCGGCATGAACTACGGCACGGCGCGCGACTGGGCCCGCCTCGGCCAGCTCTGCCTGGCACGCGGGGAATGGGCCGGCCAGCGCCTGGTGCCGGCCGAGTTCGTGGACTTCATGGCCACGCCCGCCCCCGCCTGGCTGTCCCTGCCCGAGCCGCTGAGCGATTTTCACCACCTCTATGGCGGCGGCTGCTGGCTCAACCGGCCGACCCAGCGGGTGGCCTCGCCCTGGGCGCTGCCGGCCGACGCCTACAACTTCGCGGGCGCCGGTGGGCAGCGAGTCTTCGTCGTGCCGTCGATGGACATGGTGATCGTCCGCCACGGCCACATGCGCGGGGTCGAGCCCGACCAGCGCACCAACGACTTCCTGAAGGCGTTGATGCGCGTGCTCGGCTGA
- a CDS encoding 2-hydroxyacid dehydrogenase — protein MTAPISVVYKSDPVRGREWAALLAQHAPDVDFRMWPDVGDTADVRYLVAWQPPADLATTFPKLEVLFSVAAGVDQLDLTSVPAHLPVVRMVDPNLIASMAEYVVMSVLMLHRDLLAYLEFQRAGKWNEMRVVPAARRRVGIMGLGSLGQAALERLKPFGFPLSGWSRTAKTIEGVECHAGAEGLATFLATTDILVCLVPLTPETRGILDARTFAALPAGAGIVNVGRGGHLADADLVAALDSGHLSGAVVDVVSTEPAPAGHPFWSHPKIVMTPHVASMTQPQTAAFVFLENLRRHQRGEALLGTVDRARGY, from the coding sequence ATGACCGCTCCCATTTCCGTCGTCTACAAGTCCGATCCGGTGCGCGGGCGCGAATGGGCGGCCCTGCTGGCCCAGCATGCGCCCGACGTCGATTTCCGCATGTGGCCCGATGTCGGCGACACGGCCGACGTGCGCTACCTCGTCGCCTGGCAGCCGCCGGCCGACCTGGCGACGACCTTCCCCAAGCTGGAGGTGCTGTTCTCGGTCGCGGCCGGGGTCGACCAGCTCGACCTGACGTCGGTGCCGGCCCACCTGCCGGTCGTGCGCATGGTCGACCCGAACCTGATCGCCAGCATGGCCGAGTACGTCGTGATGAGCGTGCTGATGCTGCATCGCGACCTCCTCGCCTATCTGGAGTTCCAGCGCGCCGGCAAGTGGAACGAGATGCGCGTCGTCCCGGCCGCGCGGCGGCGGGTCGGCATCATGGGGTTGGGCTCGCTGGGCCAGGCAGCACTCGAGCGGTTGAAGCCCTTCGGATTCCCCTTGTCGGGGTGGAGCCGGACGGCCAAGACGATCGAGGGGGTGGAGTGCCATGCCGGCGCCGAAGGGCTGGCGACGTTCCTGGCCACCACCGACATCCTGGTCTGCCTGGTGCCCCTGACGCCGGAGACGCGCGGCATCCTCGACGCTCGCACCTTTGCCGCCCTGCCGGCCGGGGCCGGCATCGTCAATGTCGGGCGCGGTGGCCATTTGGCCGATGCAGACCTGGTGGCGGCCCTCGATTCCGGCCATCTCTCGGGCGCGGTCGTCGACGTGGTGTCGACCGAGCCGGCACCGGCCGGCCACCCCTTCTGGTCGCATCCGAAGATCGTCATGACCCCGCATGTCGCCAGCATGACCCAGCCGCAGACCGCGGCCTTCGTCTTCCTGGAAAACCTCCGCCGCCACCAGCGCGGCGAGGCGCTGCTGGGGACGGTGGATCGCGCGCGCGGCTACTGA
- a CDS encoding SDR family NAD(P)-dependent oxidoreductase yields MRRTAIVTGGARGIGRACALALAEKGFDIALVDLLADDMATTAAEIAALGRQVLTFEADVVDHARAKAVAADVVAAWGRVDFLLNNAGRSMPKGILEVSEEEFDRTIAINLKSCFNYVQAVAPAMLAQGGGRIASMSSVNALSGGVTSAVSRFAYAAAKAGILGMTRALAKELGPTIAVNAICPGVIKTELVSGMIAAREAEFSRGIALGRVGTPQDVAQLVVFLATSEPNFITGQHFVVDGFQWAC; encoded by the coding sequence ATGCGACGGACGGCGATCGTGACCGGCGGTGCCCGCGGCATCGGCCGGGCTTGCGCCCTGGCGCTGGCCGAAAAGGGCTTCGACATCGCGCTGGTCGACCTGCTGGCCGACGACATGGCGACGACCGCAGCCGAGATCGCCGCCCTCGGCCGCCAGGTGCTGACCTTCGAGGCCGACGTCGTCGATCACGCGCGCGCAAAGGCGGTGGCGGCTGATGTGGTCGCGGCCTGGGGCCGCGTCGACTTCCTCCTCAACAATGCCGGCCGGTCGATGCCCAAGGGCATCCTGGAGGTGTCGGAGGAGGAGTTCGATCGCACCATCGCGATCAACCTCAAGAGCTGCTTCAACTATGTGCAGGCCGTGGCGCCCGCGATGCTGGCCCAGGGTGGCGGGCGCATCGCCAGCATGTCCTCGGTCAACGCGCTGAGCGGCGGCGTCACCAGTGCCGTCAGCCGCTTTGCCTATGCCGCCGCCAAGGCCGGCATCCTCGGCATGACGCGCGCTCTGGCCAAGGAGCTCGGGCCCACGATCGCAGTCAACGCCATCTGCCCCGGCGTCATCAAGACCGAGCTGGTCAGCGGCATGATCGCCGCCCGCGAGGCGGAATTCAGCCGCGGCATCGCACTCGGCCGGGTCGGCACGCCGCAGGACGTGGCCCAGCTCGTGGTCTTCCTGGCAACGTCGGAGCCCAACTTCATCACCGGCCAGCATTTCGTGGTCGACGGTTTCCAGTGGGCCTGCTGA
- a CDS encoding SDR family NAD(P)-dependent oxidoreductase: protein MDIHFENRRIVVTGAARGIGQGIARAFAERGGTVFACDLLADELAALARSVAPARGGRIETRAVDLTDGQAVAGFVAEAGADGPVDVLVTVAGGVRGQVPRPIEAVDEDSWRAIYDANVMTAFHAAKAVVPGMKAAGRGRIVTISSGAGLRPSMTGIQSYCSSKHAVVGLSRQLAHELGPFGITVNSIAPGFLRTSPDYERQWDGYGPAGQQALVERIAMRRLGQPEDIAWATLFLASDYASWITGQVLPVSGNPFP, encoded by the coding sequence TTGGACATCCATTTCGAGAATCGCCGAATTGTCGTGACCGGTGCCGCCCGCGGCATCGGCCAGGGCATCGCGCGCGCGTTCGCCGAGCGCGGCGGCACCGTCTTCGCCTGCGACCTGCTGGCCGACGAGTTGGCCGCGCTCGCCCGATCGGTCGCACCCGCACGCGGCGGCCGGATCGAGACGCGCGCGGTCGACCTGACGGATGGGCAAGCGGTCGCGGGCTTCGTCGCCGAGGCCGGCGCGGACGGTCCTGTCGACGTGCTGGTGACGGTGGCGGGCGGCGTACGCGGGCAGGTGCCGCGGCCGATCGAGGCGGTCGACGAGGACAGCTGGCGGGCGATCTACGATGCCAACGTCATGACCGCGTTCCATGCCGCGAAGGCCGTGGTTCCCGGCATGAAGGCCGCCGGCCGCGGGCGGATCGTCACCATCTCCAGCGGCGCCGGGCTGCGGCCCAGCATGACCGGCATCCAGTCCTACTGCTCGTCCAAGCATGCGGTGGTCGGCCTCAGCCGGCAGCTCGCCCACGAGCTGGGGCCATTCGGCATCACCGTCAATTCGATCGCGCCCGGCTTCCTGCGTACCAGCCCCGACTATGAGCGCCAATGGGACGGCTATGGCCCGGCCGGCCAGCAGGCGCTGGTGGAGCGCATCGCCATGCGCCGTCTGGGCCAGCCCGAGGACATCGCCTGGGCCACCCTGTTCCTGGCGTCGGACTATGCCTCCTGGATCACCGGGCAGGTGCTGCCCGTGTCCGGCAACCCATTTCCCTGA
- a CDS encoding polysaccharide deacetylase family protein, translating to MALRPLPAAVPPAELEPWQWPEAQWRGIVDQVRAGRTLRPERWPGGARCAVALSFDSDHETNELRDGGKSIGRMSQGQYGARQGVPRILDILARHAVPASFYVPAVVATLYPDEQRRVVREGHEVAIHGWIHERNSILGEADERDLQMRSADVLERITGVRPVGIRTPSWDFSPNTLAITRDMGLLYDSSLMADVDCYELEMHGEPTGVVELPVEWIRDDAVYFSMNRFSALRPYTPPEGVFDIFRREFDAAYAEGGLFQLTMHPHMIGYRSRIWILEEIIRHARTHADVWFATHADVVRHVKEAC from the coding sequence ATGGCGCTGCGCCCCTTACCCGCCGCCGTCCCGCCCGCCGAACTCGAGCCCTGGCAATGGCCCGAGGCGCAATGGCGCGGCATCGTCGACCAGGTCCGCGCCGGGCGGACGCTGCGGCCGGAGCGCTGGCCGGGCGGCGCGCGCTGCGCAGTCGCATTGTCGTTCGATTCCGACCATGAGACGAACGAGCTGCGCGACGGCGGCAAGTCCATCGGCCGCATGAGCCAGGGGCAGTACGGCGCCCGCCAGGGCGTGCCGCGCATCCTCGACATCCTGGCGCGCCACGCCGTGCCGGCCAGCTTCTATGTGCCGGCCGTGGTCGCCACCCTCTATCCCGACGAGCAGCGCCGCGTGGTGCGGGAGGGCCATGAGGTCGCCATCCATGGCTGGATCCACGAGCGCAACTCGATCCTGGGCGAGGCCGACGAGCGCGACCTGCAGATGCGCTCGGCCGACGTGCTGGAGAGGATCACCGGCGTGCGCCCGGTCGGCATCCGCACGCCGTCCTGGGACTTCAGCCCCAACACGCTGGCGATCACGCGCGACATGGGCCTCCTCTACGACAGCTCGCTGATGGCCGACGTCGACTGCTACGAGCTGGAGATGCATGGCGAGCCGACCGGTGTCGTCGAGCTGCCGGTGGAATGGATCCGCGACGACGCGGTCTATTTCTCGATGAACCGCTTCAGCGCGCTGCGCCCCTACACCCCGCCCGAGGGCGTCTTCGACATCTTCCGGCGCGAGTTCGACGCGGCCTATGCCGAGGGCGGGCTGTTCCAGCTGACCATGCACCCGCACATGATCGGCTATCGCTCGCGCATCTGGATTCTGGAGGAGATCATCCGCCATGCGCGCACCCATGCGGATGTTTGGTTCGCCACCCATGCCGATGTCGTGCGGCATGTGAAGGAAGCCTGCTGA
- the dctP gene encoding TRAP transporter substrate-binding protein DctP, translating to MSRIDSSLSRGLAAAAVLAAGLTLTTTAQAQTWKGYTFIPSVTHAAYKNLEAMGAEFTKVSGGRIQVRNSAGGQLPVNATSITQAVGEGIITFAQDGFYTGNIQIGALPFLPMLAGNYEEFQKIVALLEPYLQAELDKRGVKLLATYNFPQQTIWATSELTAMDQLQGKKLRVANNPQAQFFQRLGAIPVTLGTPEVASALQRSVVDGVVTASAGGGLLWGDMFKSNYRITICWDNFLIIVNKEAFEKLPADMQPKIVAAARQHADALTRELAQSEITSTEMLKGKGIKMSEPSPEIVKAMTAKAEPVWNEWAKGVGPQAVEALAKARTAIGH from the coding sequence ATGTCACGGATCGATTCGTCCCTGTCCCGCGGACTGGCCGCAGCAGCGGTGCTCGCTGCCGGCCTGACGCTGACGACCACCGCCCAGGCCCAGACCTGGAAAGGCTATACCTTCATCCCGTCCGTCACCCATGCCGCCTACAAGAACCTGGAGGCGATGGGGGCGGAGTTCACCAAGGTGTCGGGCGGCCGGATCCAGGTGCGCAACAGCGCCGGCGGCCAGTTGCCGGTCAACGCCACCTCGATCACGCAGGCCGTCGGCGAGGGCATCATCACCTTCGCCCAGGATGGCTTCTATACCGGCAACATCCAGATCGGCGCCCTGCCCTTCCTGCCGATGCTGGCCGGCAACTACGAGGAGTTCCAGAAGATCGTCGCCCTGCTGGAGCCCTACCTGCAGGCCGAGTTGGACAAGCGTGGCGTCAAGCTGCTGGCGACCTACAACTTCCCGCAGCAGACGATCTGGGCCACGTCCGAGCTGACGGCGATGGACCAGCTTCAGGGCAAGAAGCTGCGCGTCGCCAACAACCCGCAGGCGCAGTTCTTCCAGCGCCTGGGGGCCATTCCGGTGACGCTCGGCACGCCCGAGGTGGCGTCCGCCCTGCAACGCAGCGTCGTCGACGGGGTCGTCACCGCCAGCGCCGGCGGCGGTCTGCTGTGGGGCGACATGTTCAAGTCGAACTACCGCATCACGATCTGCTGGGACAACTTCCTGATCATCGTGAACAAGGAAGCGTTCGAGAAGCTGCCCGCCGACATGCAGCCGAAGATCGTGGCCGCGGCCCGCCAGCACGCCGACGCGCTGACCCGCGAGCTGGCCCAGTCGGAGATCACCAGCACCGAGATGCTGAAGGGCAAGGGCATCAAGATGTCGGAGCCGTCGCCCGAGATCGTGAAGGCCATGACCGCAAAGGCCGAGCCGGTGTGGAACGAATGGGCCAAGGGCGTCGGGCCGCAGGCGGTCGAGGCGCTGGCCAAGGCCCGCACGGCGATCGGCCACTGA
- a CDS encoding TRAP transporter large permease, which produces MSGWVADFALALGVLLALLLGGMWIPFAIGIAGLVSLYFADGLMGFRALGLVTWGSVNSFTLTAIPLFILMADILLQSGVSHRFYIGLTKLVRGLPGGLLQTNIAGCAMFAAISGSSVATAAAIGTVALPQLDQRGYDRRMAAGSLCAGGTLGILIPPSIPFIIYGTFTETSIARLFMAGIVPGFLLAFIFMVYVGIVAWMRPGVAPRDRTHVSLAEKMRALIDLLPFILLMATVLGGIYFGFATPTEAGAIGASLAVVVSVIWGDLTLARFRAALTNTVKISCALLFIILTAFIFAYAVENVGVSQNIARLLVESGLDRYQFLIAIVLMYIVLGCVVDSIGMIVLTVPLLYPAVIGFGFDGIWFGVILVIMVELGQITPPFGINLFVVQGISKWPLRDVNLGCGPYWFLIIGFAGLLTLFPEIALWLPGQMFDR; this is translated from the coding sequence ATGAGCGGCTGGGTCGCCGATTTCGCGCTGGCGCTGGGCGTCCTGCTGGCGCTGCTGCTGGGGGGCATGTGGATCCCCTTTGCCATCGGCATCGCCGGGCTGGTCTCCCTCTACTTCGCCGACGGGCTGATGGGCTTCCGCGCGCTGGGCCTGGTCACCTGGGGCAGCGTCAACAGCTTCACGCTGACGGCCATCCCGCTGTTCATCCTGATGGCCGACATCCTGCTGCAGAGCGGGGTCAGCCATCGCTTCTATATCGGGTTGACCAAGCTGGTCCGCGGCCTGCCGGGCGGCCTGCTGCAGACCAACATCGCCGGCTGCGCCATGTTCGCAGCAATCAGCGGGTCCAGTGTCGCCACGGCGGCGGCCATCGGCACGGTGGCGCTACCGCAGCTCGACCAGCGTGGCTACGACCGGCGGATGGCGGCCGGCAGCCTGTGTGCCGGCGGCACGCTGGGCATCCTCATCCCGCCCTCCATCCCCTTCATCATCTACGGCACCTTCACGGAGACGTCGATCGCGCGGCTGTTCATGGCCGGCATCGTCCCGGGCTTCCTGCTCGCCTTCATCTTCATGGTCTATGTCGGCATCGTCGCCTGGATGCGCCCGGGCGTGGCGCCGCGCGACCGCACCCATGTGTCGCTGGCCGAGAAGATGCGGGCGCTGATCGACCTGTTGCCCTTCATCCTGCTGATGGCGACGGTGCTGGGCGGGATCTATTTCGGCTTCGCCACCCCGACCGAGGCGGGTGCGATCGGCGCGTCGCTGGCGGTCGTCGTCAGCGTCATCTGGGGCGACCTGACGCTGGCACGTTTCCGGGCGGCGCTGACCAACACGGTGAAGATTAGCTGCGCCCTGCTGTTCATCATCCTGACCGCCTTCATCTTCGCCTACGCGGTCGAGAATGTGGGCGTGTCGCAGAACATTGCCCGCCTGCTGGTCGAAAGCGGGCTTGACCGCTACCAGTTCCTGATCGCGATCGTGCTCATGTACATCGTGCTGGGCTGCGTCGTGGACAGCATCGGCATGATCGTGCTGACGGTGCCGCTGCTCTATCCCGCCGTCATCGGCTTCGGCTTCGACGGCATCTGGTTCGGCGTCATCCTGGTGATCATGGTCGAGCTGGGCCAGATAACCCCGCCCTTCGGGATCAACCTGTTCGTCGTCCAGGGCATCTCGAAATGGCCGCTCCGCGACGTCAACCTCGGCTGCGGACCCTACTGGTTCCTGATCATCGGCTTCGCCGGCCTGCTGACCCTGTTCCCGGAGATCGCTCTCTGGCTGCCGGGCCAGATGTTCGACCGATGA
- a CDS encoding TRAP transporter small permease subunit, whose product MTVGLDDRRPPRWEWAVDRLIGAGRLGAELSLVAMMVLITLEVICRSFLGFSLTIVDETCGYLVVALLFLGMSYSLREQALLRVEFIINALPSRARAWIELLFDVASLGFAVVILYQMGRLAISSWQRGMVAPTLMETPIYLPQLVMPVGALLLLLGLLAEIARDVHVLAGGAPRVSS is encoded by the coding sequence ATGACCGTGGGATTGGACGACCGGCGCCCGCCGCGCTGGGAGTGGGCCGTCGATCGCCTGATTGGCGCCGGCCGGCTGGGTGCCGAGCTGTCGCTGGTGGCGATGATGGTGCTGATCACGCTGGAGGTGATCTGCCGTTCGTTCCTGGGTTTCTCGTTGACGATCGTCGACGAGACCTGCGGCTATTTGGTGGTGGCGCTGCTCTTCCTGGGCATGAGCTACAGCCTGCGCGAGCAGGCGCTGCTGCGGGTCGAGTTCATCATCAATGCCCTGCCGTCGCGCGCGCGCGCCTGGATCGAACTGCTGTTCGACGTGGCGTCCCTCGGCTTCGCGGTGGTGATCCTCTACCAGATGGGCCGCCTCGCCATCAGCTCCTGGCAGCGCGGCATGGTGGCGCCGACGCTGATGGAGACCCCCATCTACCTGCCGCAGCTCGTCATGCCCGTGGGCGCGCTGCTGCTGTTGCTGGGCCTGCTGGCCGAGATCGCCCGCGACGTCCATGTGCTGGCCGGCGGCGCGCCGCGGGTGTCGTCATGA